The following coding sequences lie in one Thermomicrobium sp. 4228-Ro genomic window:
- a CDS encoding molybdopterin-containing oxidoreductase family protein, whose amino-acid sequence MRRREFLKVAATSATGAVLFAGCGRIGDGVPETEFKIAQPVHTPNDWVYGRDAWFATAAPPDQGGYGLIVRVFEGRAKKVDGNPDFPGIAGKSDARAQALVQELYHPDRIAGPQRAASRGSGQFQQISWDSALQEVAQVLRENGGDRAVLITGRPSSSQAAIINAFRQATGIRHAILEPDEFVVLRTAMQRLFGTSMLPYPDLGNAPFLLNFSADFLHGWIAPVALARAYGEFRQGRPGKRGLYYHVGPRLSATAANADRWFPITPGTEGLVALAIANVLLTEGSIPADTFRPYLTALGIDETRLTSEFTPERAAETSGLNAEQIREIAHALVEHQPAVVIAGTSAAAATNGFFNLVACFGLNLLLSNLNQPGGLLLNPDPPLAELRVPQDAVLSERQWAELFEQVRAGSISTVLVYRANPVYSLPPAVGATDALRAAQHVVSFSPFFDETTQLADFVLPDLAWLEQWGLQVPDPGPGYATVAIQQPVVQPFVDGRAFGDVLIQLAQQLGHALPWGSQEEATKALAVQLRRLSGGSVPGANDKEFLVHLQAQGGWWSEQLRGSATTPATRITSPRGPEFIGDTSQYPSVLLPYPSHTLGYGELAHLPWLQGLPEPISTNVWQTWLEVAPRTADELGLTTEDVVRLTTPQGTVELPVYVNPAAQPGVIAIPFGQGHTAYGRYAEGRGVNPLTVVAPQTDPDTGTLAWSATRCRIEKTGRRMRLARFEGNVPAFQLEEFPIVRVMAPSA is encoded by the coding sequence ATGCGACGACGTGAGTTCCTCAAGGTCGCGGCGACGTCGGCAACCGGTGCCGTGCTCTTCGCTGGGTGCGGCCGGATCGGTGACGGCGTTCCCGAGACCGAGTTCAAGATCGCGCAGCCGGTCCATACGCCGAACGATTGGGTTTACGGTCGGGATGCCTGGTTCGCGACAGCAGCCCCTCCCGACCAGGGAGGTTACGGCCTGATCGTCCGCGTGTTCGAGGGCCGAGCGAAGAAAGTGGACGGAAACCCCGATTTTCCAGGCATCGCCGGGAAGAGCGACGCGCGCGCCCAGGCACTGGTCCAAGAGCTGTACCATCCCGACCGGATCGCGGGACCACAGCGCGCGGCTTCCCGCGGCAGTGGGCAATTCCAGCAGATTTCGTGGGACAGCGCGCTCCAGGAAGTCGCACAGGTCCTCCGCGAGAACGGTGGGGATCGTGCCGTCCTCATAACCGGCCGTCCGTCCAGCTCTCAGGCAGCCATCATCAATGCGTTCCGGCAGGCGACCGGTATCCGTCATGCCATTCTCGAACCGGACGAGTTCGTCGTTCTGCGCACAGCGATGCAGCGCCTGTTCGGCACGAGCATGCTGCCGTATCCGGATCTCGGGAATGCGCCCTTCCTCCTGAACTTCAGTGCCGACTTCTTACACGGCTGGATCGCACCGGTCGCTTTGGCCCGGGCCTACGGCGAATTTCGTCAGGGTCGGCCGGGCAAGCGCGGCCTCTACTATCATGTTGGCCCCCGCCTTTCGGCGACGGCAGCCAACGCCGACCGCTGGTTCCCCATCACACCGGGGACCGAAGGGTTGGTCGCGCTCGCGATCGCCAACGTCTTGCTGACCGAGGGGAGTATCCCGGCTGACACGTTCCGTCCCTACCTCACGGCTCTCGGCATCGACGAGACACGCTTGACCAGCGAGTTCACTCCCGAGCGAGCAGCCGAGACGAGCGGCCTGAACGCTGAGCAGATCCGCGAAATCGCCCACGCGCTGGTCGAGCACCAACCGGCCGTCGTGATCGCGGGTACCAGTGCGGCAGCTGCCACGAACGGCTTCTTCAACCTGGTCGCCTGCTTCGGCTTGAACCTGCTCTTGAGTAACCTCAATCAACCGGGCGGGCTGCTGCTCAACCCGGATCCGCCGCTCGCCGAGTTGCGCGTTCCCCAGGACGCGGTCCTCAGTGAGCGCCAGTGGGCTGAGCTGTTCGAGCAGGTTCGTGCAGGCTCGATCTCGACGGTTCTCGTCTACCGTGCGAATCCGGTCTACAGCTTGCCACCCGCGGTCGGCGCAACCGATGCACTGCGCGCGGCGCAGCATGTCGTGAGCTTCTCACCGTTCTTCGACGAAACCACCCAGCTTGCAGATTTCGTCCTTCCCGACCTGGCCTGGCTGGAGCAGTGGGGCCTCCAGGTTCCCGACCCAGGTCCGGGATATGCGACCGTTGCGATCCAGCAGCCGGTCGTCCAACCGTTCGTCGACGGGCGTGCCTTCGGCGACGTGCTCATCCAGCTCGCGCAGCAGCTGGGGCATGCACTCCCGTGGGGCTCGCAGGAGGAGGCAACCAAAGCTCTGGCGGTGCAGCTGCGCCGACTCAGCGGTGGCAGCGTGCCTGGAGCCAACGACAAGGAGTTTCTCGTTCATCTTCAGGCCCAGGGAGGGTGGTGGAGCGAACAGCTCCGTGGCTCAGCGACGACACCAGCAACCAGGATCACCAGTCCGCGCGGACCGGAATTCATTGGTGACACCAGCCAATACCCATCCGTTCTCCTGCCGTACCCATCGCACACCCTCGGATACGGTGAACTCGCTCACCTCCCGTGGCTGCAAGGGCTGCCCGAACCGATCAGCACCAATGTCTGGCAGACGTGGCTCGAAGTCGCACCGCGAACGGCTGACGAGCTCGGGCTGACGACCGAAGATGTCGTGCGCCTCACGACGCCGCAGGGAACCGTCGAGTTGCCCGTCTACGTCAATCCGGCTGCGCAACCAGGTGTGATCGCGATTCCCTTCGGACAGGGCCACACTGCTTACGGTCGGTACGCCGAAGGGCGCGGGGTCAATCCCTTGACGGTCGTCGCGCCGCAGACCGATCCCGATACGGGCACGTTGGCATGGAGTGCGACGCGCTGTCGGATCGAAAAGACCGGTCGCCGGATGCGTCTCGCCCGCTTCGAGGGGAACGTCCCGGCGTTCCAGCTGGAGGAGTTCCCGATCGTGCGCGTCATGGCGCCATCGGCGTGA
- a CDS encoding 4Fe-4S dicluster domain-containing protein: MPRWGMVIDLDRCIGCEACVVACQAENNVPINTEDVYHQRRAIAWIRVERYWEGEYPNIKARYIPVPCMQCTNAPCEPVCPVYATYHTTEGINMQVYNRCIGTRYCAVNCHWHVRFFNFWEPKWPDSLKNQLNPDVTVRSRGVMEKCNFCVHRIVKAEQKAKVEKRALRTDEVTTACAQACPTNAIVFGDLDDPNSAVSKLLAQAEQEGRVYRLLEDLGTDPKVYYLKKIDVAAAAEPAATH; this comes from the coding sequence ATGCCACGCTGGGGAATGGTGATCGATCTGGATCGCTGCATCGGTTGCGAGGCGTGCGTCGTCGCCTGCCAGGCGGAAAACAACGTGCCGATCAATACGGAGGATGTTTACCACCAGCGCCGCGCTATCGCCTGGATCCGCGTCGAGCGGTACTGGGAGGGCGAATATCCCAACATCAAGGCACGCTACATTCCCGTACCGTGTATGCAATGCACGAACGCGCCCTGCGAGCCGGTCTGCCCGGTTTACGCCACCTACCACACGACCGAGGGCATCAACATGCAGGTCTATAACCGCTGCATCGGCACCCGCTACTGCGCGGTGAACTGCCACTGGCACGTCCGGTTCTTCAACTTCTGGGAACCGAAGTGGCCTGACTCGTTGAAGAACCAGCTCAATCCTGATGTGACGGTGCGCAGTCGCGGAGTGATGGAGAAGTGCAATTTCTGCGTCCACCGTATCGTCAAAGCCGAGCAGAAAGCCAAGGTCGAGAAACGGGCACTCCGCACGGATGAAGTGACGACCGCCTGCGCGCAAGCCTGCCCGACGAACGCGATCGTCTTCGGCGATCTGGACGACCCGAACAGCGCTGTCAGCAAGTTGCTCGCGCAAGCCGAGCAGGAGGGGCGCGTCTATCGCCTGCTCGAGGATCTGGGCACCGACCCGAAGGTCTATTACTTGAAGAAGATCGACGTCGCGGCCGCAGCAGAGCCGGCCGCGACGCACTGA
- the nrfD gene encoding NrfD/PsrC family molybdoenzyme membrane anchor subunit, translating to MQERHRLGEEEITRELFRPLVTTTPMMWVGFIGLGAVLAIFVFAVSWMFYWGLGVTGLSRPNMWGFMIVNFVFWIGISHAGVMISAILRLTQAEWRRPVTRAAEVMTIFSLMTAMLHPVIHTGRPWRTLYWVFPYDFWRNLWPDVRGPLVWDPSAILTYLTGSTLFLYTTMIPDMALARDRTTGWRRVLYTILALGWRGNERQWKMQTIAGFLLSGLILPVFVSVHSIVSWDFAVSLVPTWHATVFAPYFVIGAIHSGVSAVVTLMALMRWLFRFDHYIRLEHFDAIGRLLIAVGTGWLWFFLLDIFFAIYPQEARELEIMQFRLFQWPFNVLTALIFIFGYFIPVPIWIFQRFRRNVKIMFWTSILVNVGMWAERYWLIKPGLMRKYEFTFDWNWYRPSIVELSIVLGSFALVGFLLLVFSKIFPPISVWEEKEGQHFAQQLQVGKRVVNAIVREF from the coding sequence ATGCAAGAGCGACACCGGCTCGGTGAAGAAGAAATCACGCGCGAACTCTTCCGGCCGCTGGTCACCACCACACCGATGATGTGGGTCGGCTTCATCGGTCTGGGGGCGGTACTGGCGATCTTCGTGTTCGCGGTCAGCTGGATGTTCTACTGGGGTCTGGGTGTCACCGGACTCAGTCGCCCCAATATGTGGGGCTTCATGATCGTCAACTTCGTCTTCTGGATCGGTATCAGTCACGCGGGCGTGATGATCTCGGCCATCCTGCGCCTCACCCAGGCTGAATGGCGACGCCCGGTCACGCGCGCGGCCGAGGTAATGACCATCTTCAGCCTCATGACCGCGATGCTCCACCCGGTCATCCACACCGGTCGCCCCTGGCGCACGCTCTACTGGGTCTTCCCGTACGACTTCTGGCGAAACCTGTGGCCGGACGTCCGCGGTCCGCTCGTCTGGGACCCGAGCGCGATCCTCACCTACCTCACCGGGAGTACGCTCTTTCTCTACACGACCATGATTCCGGATATGGCGCTCGCGCGCGACCGCACCACCGGCTGGCGGCGGGTCCTCTACACGATCCTCGCACTCGGCTGGCGCGGGAACGAGCGCCAGTGGAAGATGCAGACGATCGCTGGGTTCCTTCTCTCCGGTCTCATCTTGCCGGTCTTCGTCTCCGTCCACTCCATCGTCTCCTGGGACTTCGCGGTCTCGCTCGTGCCGACCTGGCATGCAACCGTCTTCGCGCCCTACTTCGTCATCGGAGCGATTCACTCCGGTGTCTCCGCCGTCGTGACGCTGATGGCACTGATGCGCTGGTTGTTCCGTTTCGACCACTACATCCGACTGGAACATTTCGATGCCATCGGCCGTCTGCTCATCGCGGTCGGTACTGGCTGGCTGTGGTTCTTCCTGCTCGACATCTTCTTCGCGATCTATCCGCAGGAAGCCCGTGAGCTCGAGATCATGCAGTTCCGCCTCTTCCAGTGGCCTTTCAACGTGCTGACGGCGTTGATCTTCATCTTCGGGTACTTCATTCCGGTTCCCATCTGGATCTTTCAGCGCTTCCGCCGCAACGTGAAGATCATGTTCTGGACGTCGATCCTGGTGAACGTCGGCATGTGGGCCGAGCGGTACTGGCTCATCAAGCCTGGTCTCATGCGGAAGTACGAATTTACCTTCGACTGGAACTGGTACCGACCGTCGATCGTCGAGCTCAGCATCGTCCTCGGTTCCTTCGCGCTCGTTGGATTCCTGTTGCTCGTCTTCTCCAAGATCTTCCCGCCCATCTCGGTCTGGGAAGAGAAGGAGGGTCAGCACTTCGCACAGCAGCTGCAGGTCGGTAAGCGTGTCGTCAACGCGATCGTGCGCGAGTTCTAG
- a CDS encoding DUF3341 domain-containing protein, with protein sequence MAIREVLGLYRDLDSAVAAADALREAGFSRSEFEVLSNAPYPEGTFGEESGIHRLFVFPLIGAACGFAAGLLITGGTQLSFPLLTGGKPLLSIPPMIIIMYEGTMLGALIFTVLGVLFESRLPWIGRALYDPRITAGYIGILVRTAPEREAKAIEALRKANPEDILTENGTVGKQPARS encoded by the coding sequence ATGGCGATCCGTGAAGTACTCGGTCTCTACCGCGATCTCGACTCTGCTGTCGCCGCGGCCGACGCGCTGCGCGAGGCGGGCTTCAGTCGGAGCGAGTTCGAAGTGCTCTCCAATGCCCCCTACCCGGAGGGAACGTTCGGAGAGGAATCGGGTATCCACCGGCTGTTCGTCTTCCCGCTCATCGGTGCTGCCTGTGGCTTTGCAGCAGGTCTGCTGATCACGGGCGGGACACAGCTTTCCTTCCCGCTCCTCACGGGCGGAAAACCTCTCCTTTCCATTCCACCGATGATCATCATCATGTACGAGGGCACGATGCTCGGTGCCCTGATCTTCACGGTGCTTGGAGTTCTTTTCGAATCGCGACTCCCCTGGATCGGTCGTGCACTGTATGATCCTCGCATTACTGCGGGATACATCGGCATCCTGGTGCGAACCGCCCCGGAGCGCGAGGCCAAGGCCATCGAAGCGCTTCGCAAGGCGAACCCGGAGGATATCCTGACCGAGAACGGGACTGTCGGGAAGCAGCCGGCACGGAGCTAG
- a CDS encoding c-type cytochrome — translation MARYRVYVHKARRLVLGLLVGTALAVVASACASTNTYPIDFFSEMHYQKSFRAQEPPRLDIPAGVVPTSGGEPQYTLEEARNLQNPFANDPQAAARGQQLYQVNCVACHGPNGQGNGPLSAYWKAAQGAVPPANLKDPAIVSRTDGELYWILTNGYTSPQNQVQYPGGLTNMPAFGKVLTPEQRWELVSYIRQLQQQP, via the coding sequence ATGGCTCGATACCGTGTGTACGTGCACAAGGCACGACGCCTCGTGCTCGGCCTGCTGGTCGGAACGGCTCTCGCCGTGGTCGCGAGCGCGTGTGCCTCGACGAACACCTATCCGATCGACTTCTTCAGCGAGATGCACTATCAGAAGTCGTTCCGCGCTCAGGAGCCACCACGACTCGATATCCCGGCTGGGGTGGTTCCCACCTCAGGCGGCGAGCCACAGTACACACTCGAGGAAGCCCGTAACCTGCAAAACCCGTTCGCGAACGATCCGCAAGCAGCAGCTCGTGGTCAACAGCTCTATCAAGTGAACTGCGTTGCTTGTCATGGGCCGAACGGTCAAGGCAACGGCCCGCTCTCTGCCTACTGGAAAGCTGCCCAGGGCGCTGTTCCACCAGCGAATCTCAAGGATCCTGCCATCGTCTCCCGCACAGACGGTGAACTGTACTGGATCCTGACTAACGGCTACACCTCACCGCAGAATCAAGTGCAATATCCTGGTGGACTCACGAACATGCCGGCATTCGGGAAGGTACTCACACCCGAGCAACGCTGGGAGCTCGTTTCGTACATCCGGCAACTGCAGCAACAACCATAG
- a CDS encoding NAD(P)/FAD-dependent oxidoreductase: MSETMYDAIVIGAGHNGLIAAGYLARAGRRVLVLERRPIIGGATVTEEHFPGYRLSTCSYVCSLLLPEVVQDLHLTEYGYHVRPFDPQYFVPFPDGQHLLVFLDERRTYEELAKFSRRDADRWSDYWAMWNRIIARFRPFVLRPAPTLAELETAFSGPVGRDDLRTLLVRSIADVLDTFFESEYIKAPLCTGGVIGVNLGPRTPGSAYVKLHHLLGNLNGHQGAWGFVRGGMGAIAEALAGYCRDHGVTILTHAEVVEIEVENGVARAVRLADGRRFTARAILSNADPQRTFLQLVPSSVLPPSFRDAIARLKVKGSVVKVLLALNQLPDFRCLPGTQVGPQHTGGIVINPSIDYLERAWEDCKHGRPSARPFMDCYIQSATEDGLAPPGKHVMSLYVQYAPYDLADGTWEERKDEIGRNIIDTFAEYAPNIWDAIEHMLVLGPRDIEETIGITGGNIFHGEITPDQMFFGRPTPDFNGYESPIERLYLCGSGAWPGGAVFGAPGRNCALQVLADLEKDGR, translated from the coding sequence GTGAGCGAGACGATGTACGATGCGATCGTCATCGGTGCTGGACACAACGGACTGATCGCCGCGGGGTACCTCGCGCGCGCTGGCAGGCGCGTCCTCGTGCTCGAACGTCGTCCCATCATCGGTGGCGCGACCGTGACCGAGGAACACTTTCCCGGTTACCGACTCTCGACCTGTTCTTATGTCTGCAGTTTGCTTCTCCCCGAGGTCGTGCAGGATCTCCACCTCACCGAGTACGGCTACCACGTCCGGCCGTTCGATCCGCAATACTTCGTCCCCTTCCCGGACGGCCAGCATCTGCTGGTCTTTCTTGACGAGCGGCGCACCTACGAGGAACTCGCGAAGTTCTCTCGCCGAGATGCCGACCGGTGGTCGGACTACTGGGCCATGTGGAACCGCATCATCGCTCGCTTCCGCCCCTTCGTCCTCCGGCCTGCACCGACTCTCGCTGAGCTGGAGACAGCCTTTTCGGGACCAGTGGGCCGCGATGACCTGCGAACGCTGCTCGTTCGGAGTATCGCAGACGTACTCGATACTTTCTTCGAAAGCGAGTACATCAAGGCACCGCTCTGTACCGGCGGTGTCATCGGTGTCAACCTCGGACCGCGAACGCCCGGTAGTGCCTATGTGAAGCTCCACCACCTCCTCGGTAATCTGAACGGTCACCAGGGTGCCTGGGGTTTCGTGCGCGGCGGCATGGGAGCGATCGCGGAAGCACTCGCTGGCTACTGCCGCGATCACGGTGTGACGATTCTCACTCATGCTGAGGTCGTCGAGATCGAAGTCGAGAACGGTGTCGCTCGTGCTGTCCGACTCGCCGACGGACGGCGCTTCACTGCCCGTGCCATCCTCTCCAACGCCGATCCCCAGCGGACATTCCTGCAGCTGGTGCCGTCCAGCGTGCTCCCTCCATCGTTCCGGGATGCCATCGCTCGCTTGAAGGTCAAGGGGTCCGTCGTCAAGGTCCTCCTGGCGCTCAACCAGCTCCCGGATTTCCGCTGCTTACCTGGAACGCAGGTCGGTCCGCAGCACACCGGCGGTATCGTGATCAACCCATCGATCGACTACCTCGAGCGCGCCTGGGAAGATTGCAAGCACGGACGCCCATCAGCTCGGCCGTTCATGGACTGCTACATCCAGTCAGCGACCGAGGACGGGCTCGCACCTCCTGGGAAACACGTCATGTCGCTCTACGTCCAGTACGCTCCCTACGACCTCGCCGACGGCACCTGGGAAGAACGGAAGGACGAGATCGGGCGGAACATCATCGATACCTTCGCCGAGTACGCCCCGAACATCTGGGACGCGATCGAGCACATGCTCGTTCTCGGTCCACGCGATATCGAAGAGACGATCGGCATAACCGGCGGCAACATCTTCCACGGTGAGATCACGCCCGATCAGATGTTCTTCGGGCGTCCGACCCCTGACTTCAACGGCTACGAATCGCCGATCGAACGCTTGTACCTCTGTGGGTCAGGCGCCTGGCCGGGCGGCGCCGTCTTCGGCGCGCCGGGTCGTAACTGCGCGCTCCAGGTACTCGCCGATCTCGAAAAGGACGGGAGGTGA
- a CDS encoding LLM class F420-dependent oxidoreductase encodes MRIGIMVEGQEAVTWERWQRVTALAEEVGFDSLWRSDHLFSVLGVIQRETLALWPSLTAVALQTQRITFGQLVSPVSFRHPVELAQHAVALDHLSGGRYVLGVGAGWYEREHAAFGFPLLSLRERMDRMEEALEVIRLLWSGERVSFDGRFYRLRDAVLRPRPLRESGVPIVIGGRGEQRTLRMVARYAAEWNVTNVDLDEHRRKMEVLDEHCRVLGRDPHTILRSWMVAHLIGRDASELRERAERLKHWFPLWQEMPADQVIVEARKRSWLVGTVDEIVEQLRARAAIGVQRVMLQTFDLDDSDALESIAREVVPAVADC; translated from the coding sequence ATGCGCATCGGCATCATGGTCGAAGGGCAAGAGGCTGTGACGTGGGAGCGTTGGCAGCGCGTCACGGCGTTGGCCGAGGAAGTCGGGTTCGATTCGCTCTGGCGGTCCGACCATCTGTTCTCAGTGCTCGGAGTGATCCAGCGAGAAACACTCGCGCTCTGGCCGTCGCTGACGGCGGTGGCGCTTCAGACTCAACGTATCACGTTCGGTCAACTCGTTTCGCCGGTCAGCTTCCGGCATCCGGTCGAACTGGCCCAGCACGCTGTCGCGCTCGACCACCTCTCGGGTGGGCGCTATGTGCTGGGCGTGGGTGCGGGTTGGTACGAGCGTGAGCATGCGGCGTTCGGCTTTCCCTTGCTCTCACTGCGCGAGCGAATGGACCGTATGGAGGAAGCGCTCGAAGTGATTCGCCTGCTCTGGAGCGGGGAACGCGTGTCCTTCGACGGGCGGTTCTACCGATTGCGCGATGCGGTGCTTCGGCCGCGCCCGCTCCGCGAGAGCGGCGTGCCGATCGTGATCGGCGGGCGCGGCGAACAGCGAACCCTGCGGATGGTCGCACGGTATGCAGCCGAGTGGAACGTCACCAATGTCGATCTCGACGAGCACCGCCGGAAGATGGAAGTGCTCGACGAACATTGCCGAGTCCTGGGCCGCGATCCGCACACGATCCTGCGGTCGTGGATGGTCGCGCATCTGATCGGCCGTGATGCGAGCGAATTGCGTGAACGCGCTGAGCGCCTCAAGCACTGGTTCCCGCTCTGGCAGGAAATGCCCGCCGATCAGGTCATCGTCGAGGCCAGAAAGCGCTCCTGGCTCGTTGGCACGGTCGACGAGATAGTCGAGCAACTCCGGGCACGCGCGGCGATCGGCGTGCAGCGGGTCATGCTGCAGACGTTCGACTTGGACGACAGCGACGCCCTGGAGTCGATCGCGCGGGAGGTCGTGCCGGCAGTGGCCGACTGCTGA
- a CDS encoding TIGR03560 family F420-dependent LLM class oxidoreductase produces MQLGVMVAIQEDVTWDGWLRVVDFAERVGFESIWTSDHVWTVIPGLVKESLAMWPALTAAALKTSRVRLGQLVSPTTYRHPVELAQNAVALDHLSGGRYILGVGAGWQQREHEAFGFVLAPPGQRLARLREALEIIRQLWTGEPVTYSGRFFRLDGAVLRPPPLRPEGVPILIGGGGEQKTLRIVAEFADEWNPGFTDPDGFVRKNRLLEDYCRAIGRDPRMIERTLMLTYLIGRNQVELREKARKMAAWRGLDPGAVDPDRILGESRRRWMLVGTPREIAAQIRNWGALGVERIQLHMFDLDDLDGLDLLAREVVPLVTE; encoded by the coding sequence ATGCAGCTCGGGGTGATGGTGGCCATCCAGGAGGACGTCACCTGGGACGGCTGGTTACGTGTCGTGGACTTTGCGGAACGAGTCGGATTCGAGTCGATTTGGACCTCGGATCACGTGTGGACCGTCATTCCGGGGCTCGTCAAGGAGTCACTCGCGATGTGGCCGGCACTGACGGCAGCAGCGCTGAAGACGTCGCGGGTCCGCTTGGGGCAGCTCGTCTCGCCGACGACGTACCGGCATCCAGTCGAGCTCGCACAGAATGCCGTGGCGCTCGATCACCTCTCCGGGGGACGGTATATCCTCGGAGTCGGAGCAGGCTGGCAGCAGCGGGAGCACGAGGCCTTCGGTTTCGTCTTAGCGCCCCCGGGCCAGCGGCTGGCTCGCCTTCGTGAGGCCTTGGAAATTATCCGGCAGTTGTGGACCGGAGAGCCGGTCACGTACTCGGGCCGCTTCTTCCGGTTGGATGGTGCGGTGTTGCGGCCGCCACCGCTGCGCCCCGAGGGAGTACCGATCCTGATCGGCGGCGGGGGTGAGCAGAAGACGCTCCGGATCGTGGCTGAGTTCGCCGATGAGTGGAATCCCGGTTTCACCGACCCAGACGGCTTCGTTCGCAAGAATCGCTTGCTGGAGGACTATTGCCGAGCGATCGGTCGCGACCCGCGAATGATCGAGCGGACGCTGATGTTGACGTACCTCATCGGGCGGAATCAGGTCGAACTCCGCGAGAAGGCACGCAAGATGGCTGCCTGGCGCGGCCTCGATCCGGGCGCAGTCGATCCCGATCGAATCCTCGGGGAGTCGCGGCGACGCTGGATGCTCGTGGGGACACCTCGGGAGATCGCTGCCCAGATCCGGAATTGGGGTGCCCTCGGCGTCGAACGCATCCAGCTCCATATGTTCGATCTCGACGACCTGGATGGGCTGGATTTGCTCGCGCGCGAGGTCGTGCCTCTCGTCACGGAGTGA